The following are from one region of the Oscarella lobularis chromosome 3, ooOscLobu1.1, whole genome shotgun sequence genome:
- the LOC136184260 gene encoding mitochondrial import inner membrane translocase subunit Tim21-like — protein sequence MALFRRLMRLEPCLTNLHSRYLRRVASTQAANQKPSQKHDKGVLESLIVGEERQNTEISTARKVIETSKDVSYLGVILVGFGITGILFWSVFSEFLKGDSPQRIFTKSLKKVKADSRVKETLGEPITAHGESSGRGRRRHIANQAYVVDGENYIRVKYHLKGSQREATVHADLKETSKGKWEFRYIFVELDGYPYGTIIIEDNR from the exons ATGGCTTTATTTCGGCGTCTAATGCGTCTGGAGCCCTGCTTGACAAACCTCCATAGCCGTTACTTACGCAGAGTAGCGTCGACACAGGCGGCCAATCAAAAACCATCTCAGAAACACGATAAGGGAGTGTTAGAATCTCTCATAGTTGGAGAAGAGCGTCAGAACACGGAAATATCTACAGCAAGAAAAG TAATTGAAACTAGTAAAGATGTTAGCTATTTGGGAGTGATATTGGTTGGATTTGGTATCACTG GAATTTTGTTTTGGTCCGTTTTTTCTGAGTTTCTAAAAGGCGACAGTCCCCAAAGAATTTTTACAAAGTCTCTTAAAAAAGTGAAAGCGGACAGCCGC GTAAAAGAAACGCTGGGGGAGCCAATCACAGCCCATGGGGAATCATCAGGAAGGGGAAGACGCAGACACATTGC TAATCAAGCTTACGTTGTTGATGGAGAAAACTACATAAGGGTAAAGTATCACCTGAAGGGTAGCCAACGTGAAGCAACAGTTCACGCTGACCTAAAAGag ACATCGAAAGGAAAATGGGAATTTCGTTACATTTTCGTTGAACTGGATGGATACCCTTATGGCACAATCATAATCGAAGACAATCGTtaa
- the LOC136184264 gene encoding geranylgeranyl transferase type-2 subunit alpha-like: protein MHGRVKVRTTAEQQEAKRKEREKKLKTYQAIHAKIFEKRANKEYDDEILELTEKILTSDPDVTTLWNIRREAIEQRDNSEHVTIAKHERRLTETCLGVNPKSYCAWLHRKWIMMTYANEKEEWDEEIRLCDVFLKYDERNFHCWDYRRFVVSKAGIESEKEFEFSMKKIMDNISNYSGWHYRSKLLPLVHPDPENKERPAESALVKEYELVQNAVFTDPYDQSAWFYHRWLLGRVESPLIISCVLAEKNDNDLLVHVSLTKPVDVFSVVLTIDGVECPVEWTSSASFIWQARVDAKTAKEIIVRAEFSAKQEIAVTFTSDEETLGYGLCDSLQLFRRKKTQSADAVLTSELESCQQLLELEPGNKWTLLTLVFLMEAIDPIGHKDTIVAHLVDLISVVDPCRKGYYQDLKSRFVIERVVESIFRNFRNPILDLKDHGLSRLYHMHHVSFVTELDVSNNCLSSLSGCQHLLNLSVLIADKNQIAEISSSLARLSRLVRLSLNHNKISSIESLSGLKGMKLGYLSLCHNPLRSIEDVKTVLRTRFPLLTLEL from the exons ATG CACGGTCGGGTAAAGGTTAGGACGACCGCCGAACAGCAAGAGGCCAAAAGAAAGGAACGAGAGAAGAAACTGAAGACGTATCAAGCCATTCACGCGAAAATCTTCGAAAAA AGAGCGAATAAAgaatacgacgacgaaattctaGAACTTaccgaaaaaattctcactTCCGACCCGGATGTGACAACATTGTGGAATATTCGTCGCGAGGCGATTGAACAGCGAGACAATTCCGAACACGTGACCATCGCAAAGCACGAACGTCGTCTAACGGAAACATGTCTCGGAGTCAATCCCAAATCCTATTGTGCTTGGTTACATCGTAAGTGGATTATGATGACGTATgcaaacgagaaagaagaatggGATGAGGAGATACGGCTCTgtgacgtttttctcaaaTACGACGAGAGGAATT tTCACTGTTGGGATTATCGGAGGTTTGTCGTTTCGAAAGCTGGAATTGAATCCGAGAAGGAATTCGAGTTTTCCATGAAAAAGATCATGGATAACATTTCGAATTATTCGGGTTGGCACTATCGCAGCAAACTTCTTCCTCTCGTTCATCCAGATCCAGAGAATAAGGAGAGACCGGCTGAATCAGCATTAGTCAAAG AATACGAGTTGGTACAGAATGCTGTTTTTACGGATCCATACGATCAAAGTGCTTGGTTCTATCATAGATGGCTCTTAGGAAGAG TGGAATCTCCTCTAATCATAAGCTGTGTACTGGCGGAAAAGAATGACAATGACTTGCTTGTGCACGTGTCCCTAACAAAGCCAGTCGAC GTTTTTTCTGTGGTGTTGACTATTGATGGCGTTGAATGCCCTGTAGAGTGGACGTCCTCAGCGTCGTTCATTTGG CAAGCGAGAGTAGACGCAAAGACTGCAAAGGAAATTATAGTCAGAGCAGAGTTCAGTGCCAAGCAAGAAATAGCAGTAACGTTCACTTCTG ATGAGGAGACTCTTGGCTATGGGCTGTGTGATTCTCTACAGCTATTTCGGCGCAAGAAAACGCAGTCAGCTGAcgccgttttgacgtcagaactaGAATCATGCCAGCAATTGCTGGAATTAGAACCAGGAAACAAAT GGACACTTTTGACACTTGTTTTCTTGATGGAAGCAATTGATCCAATTGGTCACAAGGACACTATAGTGGCTCATTTGGTAGATTTGATATCTGTGGTGGATCCATGCAGAAAAGGATATTATCAAGATTTGA AATCTCGTTTTGTCATAGAAAGAGTCGTCGAGTCAATATTTAGAAATTTTAGAAATCCAATTCTTGATCTAAAGGATCAC GGTCTTTCTAGACTCTATCACATGCACCACGTCTCGTTTGTTACAGAATTGGATGTCAGCAATAATTGCCTATCAAGTCTAAGCGGCTGTCAGCATCTCCTCAATCTTTCTGTGCTCATTGCtgataaaaatcaaattgcTGAGATTTCATCATCTCTAGCTCGCCTTTCTCGTCTTGTTAGACTCTCGCTGAATCACAATA AAATTTCATCCATCGAGTCGCTGAGTGGTCTGAAAGGAATGAAGCTGGGgtatctttctctttgccaCAATCCGTTAAGATCAATTGAAGACGTAAAAACAGTGCTAAGGACGCGTTTTCCGCTCCTGACGCTAGAGCTGTGA
- the LOC136184247 gene encoding voltage-gated purine nucleotide uniporter SLC17A9-like translates to MDSSGDDDDQMATWTPREWRAWMCSLVTGFTLLFVTRSALPFTIVEMAKEFDWDKRTSGLALSAFFWGYSIVQIPSGRLADRWGGEIVLLYAALASGVTTLSVPIVARRMEVRGVVLLRFTLGIFQGVFFPALSVLVSNRVVEKRRSLSLSLPTGSIHVGTVLCGVLASGLVPHYGWASVYYLSGFGTLLWAGLVRMCVFEKKESRVIRSEKVVLPWRKILVNKSIIAAQLAHFCDNSISAVFYSWLPTYVNDIFSDKPAWPCNTLTWLAAGISIVLGGTLCDKLIQSGFSFLSARKLTQFISNVVPSCFLLLLAFSSLSFLGTVIVMIIIVSVQQLHNCGAYTYLSLINPEYAGAITGVSNGLSQIPASLAVSLTGNVLQSTGNDWSIIFLAMSGFSLLGTLIFTTIATQETAIH, encoded by the exons ATGGACTCgagtggcgacgacgacgatcagaTGGCTACGTGGACTCCCCGAGAATGGAGAGCGTGGATGTGCAGTCTCGTAACAGGATTCActctcctcttcgtcacGCGATCGGCACTTCCCTTCACAATCGTCGAAATGGCAAAAGAATTCGACTGGGACAAGCGAACATCG GGTCTTGCGCTATCGGCCTTCTTTTGGGGCTATTCTATCGTGCAAATACCGAGCGGTCGACTCGCCGATCGTTGGGGCGGCgaaatcgttcttctctACGCCGCTCTCGCATCGGGAGTAACGACACTAAGCGTACCGATAGTGGCGCGACGAATGGAAGTACGAGGAGTCGTCCTCCTTCGCTTTACATTGGGAATCTTTCAAG gcgttttctttccgGCGCTCTCTGTTCTCGTGTCGAATCGAGTAGTGGAGAAACGTCGCTCGTTGAGTCTCAGTCTTCCAACGGGATCTATTCACGTTGG CACCGTTTTGTGTGGTGTTTTGGCTTCGGGTCTGGTGCCTCACTATGGCTGGGCATCTGTTTATTACTTGTCGGGATTTGGGACGTTGTTATGGGCTGGTCTCGTTCGAATGTGcgtttttgaaaagaagGAATCAAGAGTGATTCGGAGTGAAAAAGTTGTTCTGCCTTGGCGGAAAATACTTGTCAACAAATCGATAAT CGCCGCGCAATTGGCACACTTTTGTGATAACAGCATCTCTGCAGTTTTCTATTCTTGGCTTCCCACCTACGTCAATGATATCTTTTCCGACAAACCC gCTTGGCCATGTAACACTCTTACTTGGCTTGCCGCTGgaatttcgatcgttttGGGTGGCACTCTATGTGACAAGCTCATACAATCTG GGTtcagttttctttctgctcgAAAGCTTACGCAA TTTATTTCCAATGTGGTTCCTTCGTGTTTTTTGCTACTTTTGGCATTCTCGTCGCTGTCTTTCCTTGGCACTGTCATTGTTATGATCATTATAGTGTCTGTGCAACAATTGCACAACTGTGGGGCGTATACCTACCTTTCACTTATCAATCCAGAATATGCAGGAGCAATAACAG gGGTTTCGAATGGACTCTCTCAAATTCCCG caAGTTTGGCTGTGTCGCTTACTGGCAACGTTCTACAGTCGACAGGCAACGATTGGTCAATCATTTTTCTGGCTATGTCAGGTTTTTCATTATTAGGAACATTGATATTCACCACTATAGCAACTCAAGAGACAGCTATACATTGA
- the LOC136184257 gene encoding transmembrane protein 231-like translates to MALFSVYSSPIARLYRASVFSKAFLFQLVIFLATIIVPFFVSYRSLGFWLRVSTFREQPDIKYRHEAMIFARGPNRLLAWSTFSHFNLIYSNHLRIPVIKSYEEDDNHDGLNDRLILTVEMPRLEEETIVDIQMLLFFSYSLKRYVDLKLQGMAFIHDSTPIPGSRFDFSGQLEFKQATPLSLTTHYTQYDVSVVNSSSPFAIDYDVVDILRMYESRNESIYLSNVNRIWRNDYSSSSEKFTLSGVIRYPNQVISYRPNFWQIIKEAWIQYLAILVVFIFVFHYLKRFVFENQIVQTIVK, encoded by the exons ATGGCGTTGTTCTCCGTCTATTCGTCGCCTATCGCGCGACTTTATCGAGCCAGCGTATTCTCGAaagcttttctctttcaactAGTCATCTTTCTGGCTACGATCATCGTccccttcttcgtctcttatCGTAGTTTGG GCTTTTGGCTGCGCGTTAGCACGTTCAGAGAGCAGCCTGACATCAAATATCGTCACGAAGCGATGATTTTCGCTCGAGGACCCAATCGGCTTCTCGCGTGGAGCACTTTCTCTCATTTCAATCTCATCTATTCGAATCACCTTCGAATCCCCGTCATAAaa TCCTATGAGGAAGACGATAATCACGACGGACTCAACGATCGTTTGATATTAACCGTGGAAATGCCTCgattagaagaagaaaccaTAGTAGACATTCAAATGTTGCTATTCTTTTCCTACTCATTGAAG cgcTACGTGGATCTAAAGCTACAGGGCATGGCTTTTATACACGATTCAACTCCAATTCCGGGCTCTCGCTTCGATTTTAGTGGCCAGTTAGAATTCAAACAGGCCACGCCCTTATCACTAACTACTCATTATACACAATACGAT GTGTCTGTTGTTAATTCTAGTAGCCCCTTTGCTATTGATTATGACGTAGTTGATATATTGAGGATGTATGAGTCAAGAAATG AGTCAATCTACTTGAGTAATGTTAATCGGATATGGAGGAATGACTATTCCTCGTCGAGCGAGAAATTCACTCTTTCTGGAGTGATACGTTATCCCAATCAAGTTATTAGCTATAGGCCCAATTTTTGGCAAATTATCAAGGAGGCGTGGATTCAGTATCTCGCCATATTGGTTGTCTTTATTTTCGTCTTTCATTATCTCAAACGGTTTGTGTTTGAAAATCAAATAGTTCAGACCATCGTCAAGTAg